A window of the Streptomyces sp. NBC_00250 genome harbors these coding sequences:
- a CDS encoding MarR family winged helix-turn-helix transcriptional regulator yields the protein MSDNPERSGPQAPQEPSLDEQIAAYQREFRDLDPQVEKVVSALGRLNRRMNVAYGRQLADLGISNAEWEVLKTLVLAGEPYRLGPGELAKRLGLTPAAMTHRIDRMAGEGLVTRDRDENNRVRVIVELTDEGRSKWLEAMRMATDFEEELLQDLTSDERGVLGEILIRLLRRVELTQPDAGGRLTDLD from the coding sequence ATGTCCGACAACCCCGAGCGGTCCGGCCCGCAGGCTCCGCAGGAGCCGAGCCTCGACGAGCAGATCGCCGCCTACCAGCGCGAGTTCCGCGACCTCGACCCCCAGGTCGAGAAGGTCGTCTCCGCCCTCGGCCGGCTGAACCGCCGGATGAACGTGGCGTACGGACGCCAGCTCGCCGACCTCGGCATCAGCAACGCCGAGTGGGAGGTCCTCAAGACCCTTGTCCTCGCCGGCGAGCCCTACCGTCTGGGCCCCGGCGAGCTCGCCAAGCGCCTGGGCCTCACTCCGGCCGCGATGACCCACCGCATCGACCGCATGGCGGGAGAGGGCCTGGTCACCCGCGACCGCGACGAGAACAACCGCGTCCGGGTGATCGTCGAGCTCACCGACGAGGGCCGCTCGAAGTGGCTGGAGGCCATGCGCATGGCCACGGACTTCGAGGAGGAGCTGCTCCAGGACCTGACGTCGGACGAGAGGGGAGTACTCGGCGAGATCCTCATCCGTCTCCTCCGCCGGGTGGAGCTCACCCAGCCCGACGCCGGCGGTCGCCTGACGGACCTCGACTGA
- a CDS encoding MFS transporter, with translation MRRIQAGSALSAFGLGFTVPYLYVYVAQVRDLGAATAGIVLAVFAMAALVVLPFSGRAIDRRGPVPVLLVASVVAAVGAVAMGFASSVPAAVGAAALLGAGTAVLQPALATMIVWCSTPVGRTRAFAMQFFLQNLGLGVGGLIGGLLVDTNRPGSFILLFSIEAAMFLVLAAIVGTVRMPGSPAFQGARPSEGGKGGGVRALLGHKAMVQLCVLGFVLFFACYGQFESGLAAYGTEAAGIQPSTLGIALAANTAVIVAAQFLVLKFVERRKRTRVIAAVGLIWTVAWLIAGYAGLGHGSQAMATAAFVSTYALFGLGEAMLSPTVAPLVADLAPESMVGQYNSAFALVKQLALAVGPAVGGPMGAALHGPYIVTFVLFSLGITFLAVRLGKQLTPEQNQPSLAVKPSRVVAQHVPEKETAAA, from the coding sequence ATGCGCCGTATTCAGGCAGGCAGCGCGCTGAGCGCGTTCGGACTCGGCTTCACCGTGCCGTACCTCTATGTGTACGTGGCGCAGGTGCGGGATCTGGGCGCGGCCACGGCGGGCATCGTCCTGGCCGTGTTCGCCATGGCCGCACTCGTGGTGCTGCCCTTCAGCGGGCGGGCCATCGACCGGCGCGGGCCCGTGCCGGTCCTGCTGGTCGCCTCGGTCGTCGCCGCCGTGGGTGCGGTGGCGATGGGCTTCGCCTCCAGCGTGCCCGCGGCCGTGGGGGCCGCGGCGCTGCTCGGTGCCGGTACGGCCGTGCTCCAGCCGGCCCTCGCCACGATGATCGTCTGGTGCTCGACGCCCGTCGGCCGCACGCGGGCCTTCGCCATGCAGTTCTTCCTGCAGAACCTGGGTCTCGGTGTCGGTGGTCTGATCGGCGGTCTACTGGTCGACACGAACCGTCCGGGCAGCTTCATCCTGCTGTTCTCGATCGAGGCGGCGATGTTCCTGGTCCTGGCGGCGATCGTGGGGACCGTGCGGATGCCGGGCTCCCCCGCGTTCCAGGGCGCCCGTCCTTCCGAGGGCGGCAAGGGCGGCGGTGTCCGCGCGCTGCTCGGGCACAAGGCGATGGTGCAGCTGTGCGTCCTCGGCTTCGTCCTCTTCTTCGCCTGCTACGGACAGTTCGAGTCGGGCCTCGCCGCCTACGGCACCGAGGCCGCCGGCATCCAGCCCTCGACGCTCGGTATCGCGCTCGCCGCCAACACCGCGGTGATCGTGGCCGCGCAGTTCCTGGTGCTGAAGTTCGTCGAGCGCCGCAAGCGGACCCGGGTGATCGCGGCCGTGGGTCTGATCTGGACCGTGGCCTGGCTCATCGCCGGGTACGCGGGCCTCGGGCACGGCAGCCAGGCCATGGCGACGGCGGCCTTCGTCTCCACGTACGCCCTCTTCGGGCTCGGTGAGGCGATGCTGTCGCCGACCGTGGCGCCGCTGGTCGCCGATCTGGCGCCGGAGTCGATGGTCGGGCAGTACAACTCGGCCTTCGCGCTGGTCAAGCAGCTGGCGCTGGCCGTGGGGCCGGCCGTCGGCGGGCCCATGGGGGCCGCGCTGCACGGTCCGTACATCGTGACGTTCGTGCTCTTCTCGCTCGGCATCACGTTCCTCGCGGTGCGGCTGGGCAAGCAGCTGACCCCGGAGCAGAACCAGCCGTCGCTTGCCGTGAAGCCGTCCCGGGTCGTGGCGCAGCACGTGCCCGAGAAGGAGACCGCGGCAGCCTGA
- a CDS encoding ATP-binding SpoIIE family protein phosphatase has product MNFTRWSARLPGTQRRAARGTEGSVPAARGEYAQQLGQLADDTADTGGVAVETGDVPTLEDFSVRELLGRLPGLVALVYGPEHRIAYVNDAYAAAFGPRPAGAAVADTCPEAEELGLLPLMDQVLRSGKPRTVKSRRTQDGGSYTVTCLPVDSPDLDGGGVLVHAADVTDHAEAAERLRASERRHRETAVTLQRSLLPQDLEQPDDLRIAATYQPGGTDAAVGGDWYDVITLGAGRTALVIGDVMGRGVRAAAVMGQLRTAVRAYARLDLPPHEVLQLLDGLAAEIDASQIATCVYAIHDPNEGKLVYASAGHLPILVRDEDGSVRRAEDPTGPPLGTGGWLHTSGSIALPPGSTAVLYTDGLVERRREDIDEGVAALARALSGASGTPQVVCDRLLRSLGVTAEHDDDVAVLVVQHPSRKGADAELFHNAALELLGGVEAAPRARAFASGVLSSWRFPVELRDLGVLATSELVANSLQHGTPPMRLRLRRTDRRLIIEVTDGDDHLPRRRRAESEDEAGRGISIIATIASSWGSRRTPGGGKAVWCEFALPDH; this is encoded by the coding sequence GTGAACTTCACCCGTTGGAGCGCCCGGCTCCCCGGCACACAGCGCCGCGCGGCGCGGGGGACCGAAGGCTCCGTGCCCGCCGCCCGCGGTGAGTACGCGCAGCAGCTGGGGCAACTCGCCGACGACACCGCCGACACCGGCGGCGTCGCCGTCGAGACCGGCGACGTACCCACCCTTGAGGACTTCTCCGTACGAGAGCTCCTCGGCCGTCTCCCCGGCCTGGTCGCGCTCGTGTACGGCCCGGAGCACCGCATCGCGTACGTCAACGACGCCTATGCCGCCGCCTTCGGCCCACGCCCCGCGGGCGCCGCGGTCGCCGACACCTGCCCGGAGGCGGAGGAGCTCGGCCTGCTGCCCCTCATGGACCAGGTGCTGCGCAGCGGCAAGCCGCGTACGGTCAAGTCCCGCCGCACCCAGGACGGCGGCTCGTACACGGTGACGTGCCTGCCCGTGGACAGCCCGGACCTCGACGGCGGCGGAGTCCTCGTCCACGCGGCGGACGTCACCGACCACGCCGAGGCCGCCGAGCGACTGCGGGCCAGCGAGCGCCGCCACCGAGAGACCGCCGTCACCCTCCAGCGCTCCCTGCTCCCGCAGGACCTGGAGCAGCCCGACGACCTGCGGATCGCCGCCACCTACCAGCCCGGCGGCACCGACGCGGCCGTCGGTGGCGACTGGTACGACGTGATCACCCTCGGCGCCGGCCGCACCGCGCTCGTCATCGGCGACGTGATGGGCCGGGGCGTGCGCGCCGCCGCCGTCATGGGCCAGCTCCGCACCGCCGTCCGGGCCTACGCGCGCCTGGACCTGCCCCCGCACGAGGTGCTCCAGCTGCTCGACGGCCTCGCCGCCGAGATCGACGCCAGCCAGATCGCCACCTGTGTGTACGCGATCCACGACCCCAACGAGGGGAAGCTGGTCTACGCCTCGGCGGGCCACCTCCCGATCCTCGTCCGGGACGAGGACGGCAGCGTCCGCCGCGCCGAGGACCCGACGGGCCCGCCGCTCGGCACGGGCGGCTGGCTGCACACCTCCGGCTCCATCGCCCTGCCGCCCGGCTCGACCGCCGTCCTCTACACCGACGGGCTGGTCGAGCGGCGCCGCGAGGACATCGACGAGGGCGTCGCCGCCCTGGCCCGCGCGCTCTCCGGCGCGAGCGGCACTCCGCAGGTGGTCTGCGACCGTCTGCTCCGCTCCCTGGGGGTCACCGCGGAGCACGACGACGACGTGGCCGTCCTGGTGGTCCAGCACCCCTCCCGCAAGGGAGCGGACGCGGAGCTCTTCCACAACGCGGCCCTGGAACTCCTCGGTGGAGTCGAGGCCGCTCCCCGCGCGCGTGCCTTCGCCTCCGGGGTCCTGTCGTCCTGGCGCTTCCCGGTCGAACTGCGCGACCTGGGCGTCCTCGCCACCAGCGAACTGGTGGCGAACTCCCTCCAGCACGGCACCCCGCCCATGCGGCTGCGCCTGCGTCGTACCGACCGCCGCCTGATCATCGAGGTGACGGACGGGGACGACCATCTGCCGCGCCGCCGCAGGGCGGAATCGGAGGACGAGGCGGGTCGCGGGATCTCGATCATCGCGACGATCGCCTCGTCCTGGGGGAGCCGCCGCACACCGGGCGGCGGCAAAGCGGTCTGGTGCGAGTTCGCCCTGCCCGACCACTGA
- a CDS encoding NAD(P)/FAD-dependent oxidoreductase: protein MTEPARILVVGGGYVGMYTALRLQRQLRAELRAGDAEITVVTPEPYMTYQPFLPEAAAGSISPRHVVVPLRRVLDRCRIVIGEVLSVDHAKRTATLSTLATVEEGAGAVDLTYDELVIAPGSVSRTLPVPGLADHGIGFKTVEEAIGLRNHVIEQMDIASSTRDPAIRDAALTFVFVGGGYAGVEALAELEDMARYTARYYHNVKPEDLRWVLVEASDRILPEVGAEMGKYAIRELRGRNIDVRLETRLESCEDRVAVLSDGTRLPTRTVVWTAGVKPAPVLAATDLPLNERGRLRCTAELAVEGVAHAWAAGDAAAVPDVTSDEPGKECAPNAQHAVRQAKVLAENITASLRGQPLKEYAHAYVGSVASLGLHKGVAHVYGRKLKGYPAWFMHRAYHLSRVPTFNRKARVLAEWTLSGLFKREIVSLGSLEHPRAEFELAAAPPPDHGDKPSS, encoded by the coding sequence GTGACGGAACCTGCGCGCATTCTCGTGGTCGGCGGTGGCTACGTCGGCATGTACACCGCGCTGCGCCTCCAGCGGCAGCTCAGGGCCGAGCTCAGAGCCGGCGACGCCGAGATCACGGTGGTCACCCCCGAGCCGTACATGACGTACCAGCCGTTCCTGCCCGAGGCCGCCGCCGGCTCGATCTCCCCGAGGCATGTCGTCGTGCCGCTCCGCCGGGTCCTGGACCGCTGCCGGATCGTCATCGGCGAGGTCCTCTCCGTCGACCACGCCAAGCGGACCGCGACCCTCTCCACCCTCGCGACCGTCGAGGAGGGCGCCGGCGCCGTGGACCTCACGTACGACGAGCTGGTCATCGCGCCGGGCTCGGTCTCCCGCACCCTCCCGGTCCCCGGCCTCGCCGACCACGGCATCGGCTTCAAGACGGTGGAGGAGGCCATCGGCCTGCGCAACCACGTCATCGAGCAGATGGACATCGCCTCCTCGACCCGTGACCCCGCGATCCGCGACGCCGCCCTCACCTTCGTCTTCGTCGGCGGGGGCTACGCGGGCGTGGAGGCGCTCGCCGAGCTGGAGGACATGGCCCGCTACACGGCGCGGTACTACCACAACGTCAAGCCCGAGGACCTGCGATGGGTCCTGGTCGAGGCCTCGGACCGGATCCTGCCCGAGGTGGGCGCGGAGATGGGCAAGTACGCCATCCGCGAGCTGCGCGGCCGGAACATCGACGTACGCCTGGAGACCCGCCTCGAATCCTGCGAGGACCGGGTCGCCGTCCTCAGCGACGGCACCCGGCTGCCCACCCGCACCGTCGTCTGGACCGCGGGCGTCAAGCCCGCCCCCGTCCTCGCCGCGACCGACCTGCCGCTGAACGAGCGCGGCCGGCTCCGCTGCACGGCCGAGCTCGCCGTCGAGGGCGTGGCCCACGCCTGGGCGGCCGGTGACGCCGCCGCCGTCCCCGACGTGACCTCGGACGAACCCGGCAAGGAGTGCGCGCCCAACGCGCAGCACGCCGTCCGCCAGGCCAAGGTCCTCGCCGAGAACATCACGGCCTCCCTGCGCGGGCAGCCGCTCAAGGAGTACGCGCACGCGTACGTGGGCTCCGTCGCGTCGCTCGGCCTCCACAAGGGGGTCGCCCACGTCTACGGACGGAAACTGAAGGGATATCCGGCGTGGTTCATGCACCGCGCCTATCACCTCAGCCGCGTGCCCACCTTCAACCGCAAGGCCCGGGTCCTCGCCGAATGGACCCTGTCCGGCCTGTTCAAACGGGAGATCGTCTCCCTCGGGTCGCTGGAACACCCCCGCGCCGAATTCGAACTCGCCGCCGCTCCGCCACCCGACCACGGCGACAAGCCGTCGTCCTGA
- a CDS encoding TetR/AcrR family transcriptional regulator has translation MQIQDSRWQTGAGTATVDDGPHAGVVGSERNGAPVAGGRSAPLRVDAQRNLEHVLRAAREVFGELGYGAPMEDVARRARVGVGTVYRRFPSKDVLVRRIAEEETSRLTEQARAALGQEDEPWSALSRFLRTSVASGAGRLLPPQVLRVGVDDATVLPFGGESHDADDAARVPYQRGLGEQTDARVVAPRAVPAEEKDDSGAAELLEVVGRLVDRAREAGELRADVTVADVLLVIATAAPALPDAVQQAAASTRLLDILLEGLRSR, from the coding sequence ATGCAGATTCAGGATTCACGATGGCAGACGGGCGCCGGCACGGCGACCGTGGACGACGGCCCGCACGCGGGCGTCGTCGGCTCGGAGCGCAATGGCGCACCGGTGGCCGGCGGCAGGTCCGCGCCGCTGCGGGTGGACGCCCAGCGCAATCTGGAGCACGTCCTGCGCGCCGCGCGCGAGGTGTTCGGCGAGCTCGGTTACGGGGCTCCGATGGAGGACGTGGCACGCCGCGCCCGTGTCGGGGTCGGCACCGTCTACCGGCGCTTCCCGAGCAAGGACGTGCTGGTCCGGCGCATAGCCGAGGAGGAGACCTCCCGGCTGACCGAGCAGGCGCGGGCCGCGCTGGGCCAGGAGGACGAGCCGTGGTCGGCGCTCTCCCGGTTCCTGCGGACCTCGGTGGCCTCGGGCGCGGGCCGGCTCCTTCCGCCGCAGGTGCTGCGGGTGGGCGTGGACGACGCCACGGTGCTGCCGTTCGGTGGCGAGTCCCACGACGCGGACGACGCGGCGCGGGTGCCGTACCAGCGGGGTCTCGGCGAGCAGACCGACGCGCGCGTGGTCGCGCCGCGGGCCGTACCGGCCGAGGAGAAGGACGACTCGGGCGCCGCGGAGCTCCTTGAGGTGGTCGGCCGGCTGGTCGACCGGGCGCGTGAGGCGGGTGAGCTGCGGGCCGATGTGACCGTGGCGGACGTTCTCCTCGTCATCGCCACCGCCGCCCCGGCCCTGCCGGACGCGGTGCAGCAGGCGGCGGCCTCGACCCGGCTCCTCGACATCCTGCTTGAGGGGCTGCGCTCCCGGTAG
- a CDS encoding sigma-70 family RNA polymerase sigma factor, producing the protein MSGDGRDEPLGNGGTAETGGTPSRQVPSQGGPGGLSGAPGPVEPLDASVPQQREGKASGWGTASGAAAGAASTTFADHAGDGTTGNAATVEDDEPHDTVLPPPLELPPSDAELVQLMREGDDSAYEELFRRHSEAVRRYARTCCRDAHTADDLTAEVFARTLQAVRGGAGPEQAVRAYLMTTVRRAAANWARTQKREHLVEDFAVFAADAARSSEVSDQDTMDLGADVRAMHEAEQSLAMQAFRSLPERWQAVLWHTTVEEESPSEVAPLFGLTANATAVLASRAREGLKQAYLQAHVSQSLTAGGDCARYADRLGAYARGGLRMRAERGLRKHLDECAKCRLAAGELAHVNAGIPALLPVAVIGWFAAGYSLKAAGVVAGGAVGAGAAGAAAAASGTSGGAASGGAAAEGLGAPAKAGVAAAVAVAAAAGLVWAMAGDPQPVAAPRPTQPVVTPVVPAEPAPPPKPTSKPVPPPPPVRSEPPAPTPTPTPTPTPTPAKPSPEPTPAKPSPKPTPPPKPSPTPTPTPTPTPSPEKPSQKPTPPPAPPSVYQVNELDYGIFGDGSKPEVALSDSSWMWQRNGLSLGGTRYAHGVSVHAPSSLLIDLNRQCTSYDAIVGVDDLSALLGVGGVRFSVYGDEERLWRSDVVRAGDPPIPVHVDISGRSTIRLVVEEHTPFGRAAVADWAQSQISCS; encoded by the coding sequence ATGAGCGGTGACGGTCGGGACGAGCCGCTGGGAAACGGCGGCACCGCGGAGACCGGGGGCACGCCCTCACGGCAGGTGCCCAGCCAGGGCGGGCCGGGAGGCCTCTCCGGCGCACCAGGTCCGGTAGAGCCGCTCGACGCGAGCGTGCCGCAGCAGCGTGAGGGCAAGGCGTCCGGGTGGGGCACCGCTTCCGGGGCTGCCGCGGGGGCGGCCTCCACGACCTTCGCCGACCACGCCGGGGACGGGACGACCGGGAACGCGGCGACTGTCGAGGACGACGAGCCGCACGACACCGTGCTTCCGCCGCCCCTCGAACTGCCGCCCTCCGACGCCGAGCTCGTCCAGCTCATGCGGGAGGGCGACGACTCCGCGTACGAGGAGCTGTTCCGCCGCCACTCCGAGGCCGTGCGCCGGTACGCGAGAACCTGCTGCCGGGACGCGCACACCGCCGACGACCTGACCGCCGAGGTCTTCGCCCGCACCCTCCAGGCGGTCCGGGGCGGCGCCGGGCCCGAACAGGCCGTACGCGCCTATCTGATGACCACCGTCCGGCGGGCCGCGGCCAACTGGGCCAGGACCCAGAAGCGGGAACACCTGGTCGAGGACTTCGCCGTGTTCGCGGCGGACGCCGCCCGTTCCTCCGAGGTCTCCGACCAGGACACGATGGACCTCGGCGCCGACGTCCGGGCCATGCACGAGGCCGAGCAGTCGCTCGCCATGCAGGCCTTCCGCTCGCTGCCCGAGCGCTGGCAGGCCGTGCTGTGGCACACCACCGTCGAGGAGGAGTCCCCGAGCGAGGTCGCGCCGCTCTTCGGCCTGACCGCCAACGCCACGGCCGTCCTCGCCAGCCGTGCCCGCGAAGGCCTCAAACAGGCCTACCTCCAGGCCCACGTCAGCCAGTCCCTGACCGCCGGCGGCGACTGCGCCCGGTACGCGGACCGGCTCGGCGCCTACGCGCGCGGTGGGCTGCGGATGCGCGCCGAGCGCGGACTGCGCAAGCACCTGGACGAGTGCGCCAAGTGCCGGCTCGCCGCCGGTGAGCTGGCCCATGTCAACGCCGGGATCCCCGCGCTGCTGCCCGTCGCCGTCATCGGCTGGTTCGCCGCCGGGTACTCGCTCAAGGCCGCCGGTGTCGTCGCCGGTGGCGCCGTCGGCGCGGGCGCGGCCGGTGCGGCCGCGGCCGCCTCCGGGACCTCCGGGGGCGCGGCCTCCGGTGGTGCCGCCGCCGAGGGTCTCGGGGCGCCGGCGAAGGCCGGTGTCGCGGCGGCCGTGGCCGTCGCCGCGGCCGCCGGGCTCGTCTGGGCCATGGCCGGGGATCCGCAGCCCGTGGCCGCGCCCCGGCCCACGCAGCCCGTGGTCACCCCCGTCGTACCGGCGGAGCCCGCACCCCCGCCGAAGCCGACGTCGAAGCCCGTACCGCCGCCTCCGCCCGTACGGTCCGAGCCGCCGGCACCCACGCCGACGCCGACCCCGACACCCACGCCGACTCCCGCGAAGCCCTCCCCGGAGCCGACTCCCGCGAAGCCGTCCCCCAAGCCGACGCCGCCGCCGAAGCCCAGCCCGACGCCGACACCCACGCCTACGCCTACGCCGAGTCCCGAGAAGCCCTCGCAGAAGCCGACGCCGCCGCCCGCGCCGCCGAGCGTCTACCAGGTCAACGAGCTGGACTACGGGATCTTCGGCGACGGCTCCAAGCCCGAGGTCGCCCTCTCGGACAGCAGCTGGATGTGGCAGCGCAACGGCCTCTCCCTCGGCGGTACGCGGTACGCGCACGGGGTGAGCGTCCACGCGCCCTCGTCCCTGCTGATCGACCTCAACCGGCAGTGCACGAGTTACGACGCGATCGTCGGCGTCGACGACCTGAGCGCCCTGCTCGGTGTCGGCGGCGTCCGCTTCTCCGTGTACGGGGACGAGGAGCGGCTCTGGCGCTCCGACGTGGTCCGGGCCGGCGATCCGCCGATCCCGGTGCACGTCGACATCTCCGGCCGCAGCACGATCCGGCTGGTGGTGGAGGAGCACACGCCGTTCGGGCGGGCCGCGGTCGCCGACTGGGCGCAGTCCCAGATCAGCTGCTCCTGA